From Bos indicus isolate NIAB-ARS_2022 breed Sahiwal x Tharparkar chromosome X, NIAB-ARS_B.indTharparkar_mat_pri_1.0, whole genome shotgun sequence:
ACATTGCacttcttgaaattttttgtaAATAGCTTGAAAAGTTTGACTTAAATATAACACATGTGCTTAATCTGAACAGTTACAGCACACAGAATTTACATGCaggatgaaggaaaaagaagggaCTGAAAATTTACAAAAACATACAGCTGATAGTTGCAACAATTTTGTTGGATCACGTATCAATTCAGTCTTCTCGGTTAAGCTTCTTTCCCCTGTGTCCTTATAGAAACAAGTTCAGCCGAGAATCCAAACTGATGGCATTTGGGTTTAAAAGAGTTTTAAGTCTCTACTGAAATAATGGAAGTTTTTCATTCcctatgtatgtgtataaaagAAGTAGCTATAATGGATATCTTATGAAAAACCCTTCAAAAGACTGCCAGCCTGAAGAGAGTCAGCTAATAGAATAACAAATGTCCCAAGGATCCTGTAGAAAGAAAACGTCTGTCAAATAGCACCTTTAGCACATTGGTACTTTCTGGAGAAAAATGCTTTTGTAACAGTTGTGCTTTGGAATTTAAGTCTGCATAAAATGAACTTTAGTCTGGTCACAGCAACTTTGATTAATGTACCCATTacttatctttaaaagaaaaaagaaaccctgaAGTTGCTACATCAGGTCACTGGGAAAGttcattttaagataaaatactaAGAAAAGTGAAATTAGCACAATGGCTTGGCTAAAGCACTTAATGTCTCTTAAGTAAGCAACATTAAGTGCATACCTttaaatgcaggaaaaaaaatatccattTCCTAAATCAATGAAAGTCAATATAATGGGTCAATATGAGGTTATTTATTTTCAAGGAATAAATAGCAACATTTATTGCATCTCTTAAAATAATGTTAAACCTCCAGTCTGTCTCCCAGTGAAGGACACGACAGATCTTTCCAGAGAAACTGGACCACCACCTAGCCGGGGGTTAAAAATCTGCACTTGTTCCGTGTTCCCAGATCCACATATTTTCTATATAGTCAATGTTATCAGAATCAATTTggctgaactgaaaaaaaaaaaaaaaagagagagagtcattctagatttttgtttgttattaATTTTAGATACTAGTCTTTTCAATTACTAACTTCCCTTCACACGCTCCAAGTAAGTAGAGTACCTAGAAGGCAGGTCTTGAGTTCATCATCTTGTAGCCCTAAGATTTAGAAATCTGGTTGAGAGACTTGGGTGAGAACAAAAAGGGGGAGGGCGAAGCAGACGCAGAGGAATTTATCTGTGGAACAGATAATCGTTTCCAAATAATTTTCCCTACAAAGTGCTCTATTTGCCCGAGATtatcttttaaatgttgtttGCCTGAGTACCTTAACGAAGGCTTGTGGACTTGAACAAGCAACTTCAGAAGGCTATAGTCCAGGCTAAACATACACAAgctgacatttcttttttcacttctctttcacttaaaaataactttaaaacatttgttgACGGTTGCGACTTTAGTCTTCTCTACAGTAACAACTGGATACTTTTCCGTGCCAGGAGTAACCTCAAAAATGCGCCATGTCCAACTTTCAAAAGCAAAACAGTCATTTACGCACGGTGCAAGCAAACCAGAAGTAAATGTAGGATTACCACACCCCCTTCTTACAAATCTTAAGACTTGGTTTGGTTACCTGAAAAGACTGTTGATTAACCAGACTGTAAACCAGGATGAAACCTTGGCCGTTTTTGATGTAGAGATCTCTCATGGAAGCAAACTGCTCAGTTCCTGCGGTGTCCAGAATTTCCAGCACGGAGGGGGAAGAGTCCACTTCGATCTCTTTGCGGTAGAAATCTTCAATGGTGGGGTCATATTTCTCAATGAAAGTCCCAGTGACAAACTGCACAGTCAGGGCGGATTTGCCAACCCCTCCGCTCCCTAACACCACTACCTTGTATTCCCTCATTGAGTCTCACCTTCACCAACTCCTACCAAAGGGAGGGAAAAATAACACCCCGCTCGCTGCGGCGCGGCTCGGAGAGGCGGAAGGTGGGCGGAAATCTGCGAACCCGGGAGGAGAGTGCAGAGGAGCCGAGGGCCCGACGGGGGAAGAAGAGGAAGttaaaggagggggaggggaaagagcGAAGTGTcggggtgggtggggatgggatGGTAATGCCCTTCCTATAGGAACTGAAGCCCAGGCAGGGGGCGTGGGGAAAGGGCGAGCCCTGAGCAGCCCGGAGGAGGGCGGGGGGAGGCGAGACGCACCCCGcgaagggaggtggggggggggtgacGCCGCAGGACCGACGGGGACCCCCGCGGGAAGACAGGCGTCCAAGGAGCCCGCGGCCGGGGGCTGCCCCGCACCCCTCCTTCGCCCTTCACACAAAGGGGCCCAGGGACCCCGCTTCCTGCTCGCGCCGCCTAGCCGGCCCGGGCCTGTGGGCTCCGCTCCAGTCGCTGTCGCCCGGGCGGGTCTCTGGGCCGCGGCTCCCGCGGGTGTCGTCTGGCCTGTGAAGCGGGGGAGAAGGCGCGGGTTACCAGCCTGACCCCCGCCCCAGCCGGGCAGCCCGGCCGGCCGCCTCCCGCGGCTCCCACCCGGACCCGGCCGCCACCGCCGCCTCTTACCCTGCCGTCCGCACCCGCCCGGCCGCCCGGGAAACTCTGTCACGCCAAGGCCATGGCGAGAGGCCGGTTCCTCGGTCTCACCGCCTCCCCTGCGCTACCGCTCGCAGAGGGGAAAGGGGCGGGGGCCGTCCGGCGGCGACGGCCGCTGGGACTCCAAGCGAACccacctcttttttttcctcacccccccccccccccccccccagcacaCACCCGGAAGGGTTTCCCTGACACACTGGTTGAGGTGCCCCAGTTCCCCGAGACTGGACAGGATCACTTCCGGTGGGGAAAGTCCCACCTCTCTGGGGCGAGCCGGGTGGCGCTGGGGCCGCGCCCTGCTGGGCGAGACGGCGGGGACGGTTTCGGGTCGGGGCTACGGCCTTGGCAAAGGGCCTCTCTTGGGACCTCCGGAGTCTCCTTTTTCCGCTCGGTCGCCCGCAGCTGCTGtttctgctgctgatgctgcgGACAGTCCCACCCCGACCTCGCGGAAGCCCCTCCGCGTCTCAGCGGACCCCAGCCCGGCCTGAAGAGTCGATTGGCTTGGGGCGGATCTGACGACCCGGAGCACAAGCCAAACATCCCTGGACTAGAAGCGGCAGGGAAAATAAAACAGCCAAGAAAGTGGATTCTCTTTGCTGATCTTCCTTCCACTTGGTATTTTTCGAAGGAACGCGTGCAAAGTAGCCTTCGACTTCACTAATGGTTCTGATTTCCTCTGTGGTGTGTTTTCTTTAGCCGTGCTGACAAAtaattgaacacacacacacacacacacacacacacacgcacacagggtACTTTATCACCTGGCAAATCTGCCTTGTCTCCACCAGCAAATGCCAGAGTCGCTCCTTTCTTTTTTATCACCAGGCTCAAAAAAACAACAGGATTAGAAGTAGACTTTATTAAGGTACTCTAACTCAGTTTTGCCTCTTTTTTGATTCCAACCGCTACGCAGCAGGGAAGCGTGGATTGGCAATTGTTTAGGCCAGCAGACTAACTCTTTTCATTATCTTGTAAGGCACAGCAATTTGCATGACTGGCTCTCCCAAGTTAAAGTTTGTTTTAATGACCATCCTTCATAATCTTTGAAATTCAAATCAAAGGACTCTAAGGTTAAACACACTAAGTTTCTATTTTTAGATAAAATTATTCCTTCTTACATATCTTTCCCTCTGCTTTCTATTTGTAAACTTTGTGTCACATCCACAGAGCCCCGGGTTCAGAAGCCTAGATTATATTTTAGGCACGTCACTCCTTTTTTGACTCGGGCATGCACCCAGAAACCTGAAAGAGTAAGTAGCCAGTGGAGTTAAAAATGACCTCAAACCCCCCTTGCAAGCCCTAATGGCCCAACTGTATAAAAAGAGATTACCAAGCCCCAATTGTTAGATATTAGAAAACAAGCAAATTAGTGTGAAGTCCTGATATGTCTCTCCAGTACTCCCCAATGTCACTTACAGTATCCaaaggacagttcagttcagtttcttctCAGCCTAGGGCTGGTGTAATCTGTCCCGCGAAGTCTCCAGCTCTGGCTCCAGCTGGCCCGAGTCCCGCCTGATATCTGAGGCACTGCCCTCTGCTGGAAGAGGTTTGGTCTGTGAATTATGAGTTTCCTCATAAATCACTGCTGTTTTCACACGTGCTGTTGCCTGATTTGGAGCTCTGCTGCCCATCCTTGTCTGTTTCCAGacagtctgggggtggggggacccagAGCCCTTCCCCAGCCCTGCTTGTAACAGGGAAATTCCTCTTCTGATCTCACAATCAGTGCTGAGCAATTGCCTCAAGTCTCTGCTGTTACTAAACTGTCAAAACAGGGTGGCCCTCTTGCTAAGGTGGCTTCACCTGTTGACAACTCTAATATCTCTGAACTTGTTGGCTACAGTATTGTAGAGAATTGTTCCTCTACTCAAGGAAACATACTCCTCCCTTCGGTGCAGAGTCTGTTTGGGTCACTCTCATCGACACTGTCATTGTCACTGTCAACTACAGAGTTGACAAATGTCACACAGCCTGAAGATCCTTCTAAACTTTCTTAGGAAGGTTATTCATTACAGTGTTTAGGAAAGTAAACAATTGGAAGTAACTTACACATCCTTcaatagataatttaaaaaataatgtgtatatacacaaaaaaTAGGATACTgtgcagctattaaaaagagaaaagtatattTGTAAATGCTGATATGAAAAGATGGCCAAGATATATtgtaaggatgaaaaaaaaagcaagatactAAACaaatacatgtgtgctcagtcgcttctgttgtgtctgactcttttcgaccctatggacttgtagcccaccaggctcctctgtccatgggattctataggctagaatactggagtgggttgtcatgccctcctccaggggatcttcccaacccagggactgaacctgcgtttcctttgctttctgcattgcaggcagattctttaccactgagccaccagggacaaatAGGTAGTTGCCCCCATTTGTGTAAAATATGTGGGAGTGGTGCAACATATAGTTATATAGCCATTAAAACCTGAAAGTCATTCATTATTAGTGAAGGATATTGTGAAAGGATTTTCATTTCCGtgtgtcattttaattttaaaacagtaatcAGGTATTCTTGGCGGGGGGAAggaataaatataatttcataatattttaaaggagaaaaaaatttgttGATCATCCGTTCCTCAAAACTAAACCAAACCCAATATCCTAACTGTCTAGGGGTCAGTGGACAGGCCTGCCCCATTTAaactccctcctcctgctcctcctgtcCTCTCCAAACATCTCTATACTTAGAAAAGtattttcacatacattatctcattagaCTCCAGTTGTTCACCAGTTTACTTTTATTAGGCAATGAGAATATAAAGACTAGTGACAAGAGCACAGCTTGGCAGTTGAGAGCCAAGGGCTCCAAATTGAGGGGGCC
This genomic window contains:
- the RAP2C gene encoding ras-related protein Rap-2c isoform X2; its protein translation is MFGLCSGSSDPPQANRLFRPGWGPLRRGGASARSGWDCPQHQQQKQQLRATERKKETPEVPREALCQGRSPDPKPSPPSRPAGRGPSATRLAPERPDDTRGSRGPETRPGDSDWSGAHRPGPARRREQEAGSLGPFV